The following coding sequences are from one Zalophus californianus isolate mZalCal1 chromosome 5, mZalCal1.pri.v2, whole genome shotgun sequence window:
- the UBE2QL1 gene encoding ubiquitin-conjugating enzyme E2Q-like protein 1, with product MATLLRKIGLIRLHNRDTEDPKHHHNHRGGGGQQSASLRGKGGAKSGGHKQPQQHPPGGAGDASPGPGKGKGKRAAELAPRDKPPQPAAGAAGAAGAGGPRERAAGARAGPGPAAAAAAAAAAAGGGSLVPAARQQHCTQVRSRRLMKELQDIARLSDRFISVELVDESLFDWNVKLHQVDKDSVLWQDMKETNTEFILLNLTFPDNFPFSPPFMRVLSPRLENGYVLDGGAICMELLTPRGWSSAYTVEAVMRQFAASLVKGQGRICRKAGKSKKSFSRKEAEATFKSLVKTHEKYGWVTPPVSDG from the exons ATGGCCACGCTGCTCCGCAAAATCGGGCTCATCCGCCTGCACAACCGGGACACGGAGGACCCCAAGCACCACCACAACcaccgcggcggcggcggccagcAGAGCGCGTCGCTGCGCGGCAAGGGCGGCGCCAAGAGCGGCGGCCACAAGCAGCCCCAGCAGCACCCCCCCGGGGGCGCGGGCGACGCGAGCCCGGGGCCCGGCAAGGGCAAGGGCAAGCGCGCGGCGGAGCTGGCCCCGCGCGACAAGCCGCCGCAGCCGGCCgcaggggcggcgggggcggcgggcgcCGGGGGCCCCCGGGAGCGGGCGGCGGGCGCCAGGGCGGGGCCgggcccggcggcggcggcggcggcggcggcggcggcggcggggggcggcagCCTGGTGCCCGCGGCGCGCCAGCAGCACTGCACGCAGGTGCGCAGCCGGCGGCTCATGAAGGAGCTGCAGGACATCGCGCGTCTCAGCGACCGCTTCATCTCCGTGGAGCTGGTGGACGAGAGCCTCTTCGACTGGAACGTGAAGCTGCACCAGGTGGACAAGGACTCGGTGCTGTGGCAGGACATGAAGGAGACCAACACCGAGTTCATCCTGCTCAACCTCACTTTCCCCGACAACTTCCCCTTCTCGCCGCCCTTCATGCGGGTGCTCAGCCCGCGCCTGGAGAACGGCTACGTGCTGGACGGCGGCGCCATCTGCATGGAGCTGCTCACGCCGCGCGGCTGGTCCAGCGCCTACACGGTGGAGGCCGTCATGCGCCAGTTCGCCGCCAGCCTGGTCAAGGGCCAG GGGCGGATCTGTAGAAAGGCCGGCAAATCAAAAAAGTCCTTCAGCCGCAAGGAAGCCGAAGCTACCTTCAAGAGTTTGGTGAAGACGCATGAAAAGTACGGCTGGGTCACCCCGCCCGTGTCTGATGGCTGA